One window of the Euwallacea similis isolate ESF13 chromosome 28, ESF131.1, whole genome shotgun sequence genome contains the following:
- the Trap1 gene encoding heat shock protein 75 kDa, mitochondrial — translation MSSVTRIARLTATRNFLKYAENSTSRIRNYIYKEQRHTGLLIHARFQHTETQTNDKDDYHSIIKNTEKTIGESSKHEFQAETRMLLDIVARSLYSEKEVFIRELISNASDALEKFKYIALSESEGQQISDKDRSLEIHISTDKNSRTFTIQDTGIGMTKDELVQNLGIIAKSGSKAFIEQVKQQQATGDNNIIGQFGVGFYSAFMVADKVEVFTRSSKDEHGWKWTSDGTGNYEIQPAEGVSFGTKIILHLKGDCREFADDDTINAIITKYSNFVGSPIYLNGKKANIVQPLWLKDAKSVNNNEHIDFYKFISGSYDVPRYILHYKTDVPLSIAALLYFPEGKPGLFEMSRETESGVALYTKKVLIKNRTDNILPKWLRFVKGVVDSEDIPLNLSRELLQNSNLIRKLRDVLTGRVTKFLIDQLKKDQTEYEKFYQDYGIFIKEGIITNHNQTEKEDAAKLLLFESSHLEPEKKITLSDYITRAKEGRTIFYLAAPSRNLAESSPYYESLKKKQQEVLFCYEPYDELVLMQLQQFQGYKLISVEKDMRDDKAANDLTNLGEDSLKRSEINELSDWLKEKLAGKVMSVNATTRLESHPCVVTVEEMAAARHFIRTQSHGLPEDRRYAILQPQFEINPTHPIIKKMYKLKSSDPELAELLAKQLFANSMVGAGLVEDPRVLLTSMNDLLAKVLDKH, via the exons ATGTCGTCAGTGACACGAATTGCGAGACTCACCGCCACAAGGAACTTCCTAAAATATGCTGAAAATAGTACAAGTAGAATACGCAATTACATTTATAAAGAACAGAGGCACACCG gTTTATTAATCCATGCCAGGTTCCAGCATACAGAAACACAAACTAATGATAAAGATGATTATCactcaattattaaaaatactgaGAAAACTATTG GTGAAAGCTCAAAACATGAATTCCAGGCTGAAACTCGAATGTTGCTTGATATAGTGGCCAGATCTCTCTATTCAGAAAAAGAAGTATTCATTCGGGAACTGATATCAAATGCCAGTGATGCcttagaaaaatttaagtacATTGCATTATCTGAAAGTGAGGGTCAGCAAATCTCAGACAAAGATCGTTCTCTTGAAATACACATATCGACAGATAAAAATTCTCGAACTTTTACCATCCAA gACACTGGTATTGGTATGACAAAAGATGAATTGGTGCAAAACTTGGGCATAATTGCCAAATCTGGGTCCAAG GCTTTCATTGAGCAAGTAAAACAACAGCAAGCTACTGGAGACAACAATATAATTGGTCAGTTTGGAGTGGGTTTTTACAGTGCTTTTATGGTGGCTGATAAGGTGGAGGTATTCACCAGAAGTTCCAAAGATGAGCATGGTTGGAAATGGACGTCTGATGG GAcgggaaattatgaaattcaacCGGCGGAAGGTGTGTCATTTGGCACGAAAATCATCTTACATTTGAAAGGAGATTGTCGAGAGTTTGCTGATGATGACACAATTAACGCcattattacaaaatacagCAATTTTGTAGGAAGTCCCATATATTTGAATGGCAAAAAGGCAAACATTGTTCAACCGTTGTGGCTTAAAGACGCGAAAAGCGTTAATAACAATGAGCATATTGACTTTTATAAGTTCATTAGCGGTAGCTATGATGTCCCACGATATATTTTGCATTATAAGACTGACGTTCCTTTGTCTATTGCCGCTCTATTGTATTTCCCTGAAGGGAAACCAG GACTATTTGAAATGTCCAGGGAAACTGAATCAGGGGTGGCTTTATACACCAAGAAGGTGCTGATTAAGAACAGGACCGATAATATTTTACCAAAATGGTTGAGATTTGTGAAAGGGGTAGTCGATTCGGAGGATATTCCTTTAAACTTGAGTAGGGAGCTTTTGCAAAATAGTAATTTGATAAG AAAGCTAAGAGATGTTCTAACAGGCAGAGTTACAAAATTTCTGATTGATCAGCTTAAAAAGGATCAAACAgaatatgaaaagttttacCAGGATTATGGAATTTTTATCAAGGAGGGAATTATAACAAATCACAACCAGACAGAAAAG GAAGATGCGGCAAAGCTTCTTCTTTTTGAATCTTCTCATTTGGAGccggagaaaaaaatcacgCTTTCCGATTATATTACAAGAGCCAAGGAAGGACGGACTATATTTTATCTGGCCGCCCCAAG CCGTAATTTGGCAGAATCATCGCCTTATTATGAATCATTGAAAAAGAAGCAGCAGGAAGTGCTCTTCTGTTATGAGCCCTACGATGAGTTAGTGCTAATGCAATTGCAACAGTTCCAAGGCTACAAGCTTATTTCGGTTGAAAAGGATATGAGAGATGACAAGGCTGCTAATGACCTCACTAACTTAG GAGAAGATAGTCTGAAACGAAGCGAGATAAATGAACTCTCAGACtggttaaaagaaaaactggCTGGTAAAGTGATGTCAGTAAATGCCACAACTAGACTAGAAAGCCATCCATGTGTGGTAACAGTGGAAGAAATGGCAGCGGCGCGACATTTCATCAGGACGCAGAGCCACGGCTTACCAGAAGATCGCCGATATGCTATTTTACAACCGCAGTTTGAAATTAATCCCac CCAtccaattattaaaaaaatgtataaactGAAGAGTAGCGATCCTGAGTTGGCGGAACTTTTGGCGAAACAA CTATTCGCCAACTCTATGGTTGGAGCTGGTTTAGTAGAAGATCCAAGAGTGCTATTGACGTCCATGAATGATTTGCTCGCCAAAGTGTTAGATAAACattga